The Anguilla anguilla isolate fAngAng1 chromosome 4, fAngAng1.pri, whole genome shotgun sequence genome has a window encoding:
- the LOC118226423 gene encoding E3 ubiquitin-protein ligase RNF14-like isoform X1, whose amino-acid sequence MSEDQEAQEDELLALASIYDQEEFQRHDSARGGQVRICPDLPPDFKVSVKAGGRCADYGVSFLPPLVLNFELPADYPSTSSPLFTLNCKWLSEVQIAAVCRHLDKLWQESLGSVVLFSWIQFLREDVLSFLQISSSLELPSQWDGDNAQAHKEGAGHGAWAGLHGPGPATRADSNAELLLQLLDFDRAQRHKEFDNQLFDCGICFSKKLGANCFSFRECKHVYCTECTRGYFQVLIRDGAVDGLKCPQSDCGCEATPMQVKQLVGEELFGRYDRLLLQSSLDGMADVTYCPRHTCATAVLVEQDSPSAICTSCRYAFCTLCRQGYHGLSRCAEKGARGEAEPGTGEPYAPVPKKEDGLRGLWDDYDTGSKTRRKFLEKRYGRSVLQNRVEYVLTESWLDTNTKKCPHCQATIQKDGGCNRVLCSKCHHYFCWVCLRQDKISEHFSDPASPCSQSYYHQ is encoded by the exons ATGTCTGAAGACCAGGAAGCACAGGAGGACGAACTCCTGGCTCTGGCCAGCATTTACGACCAGGAAGAGTTTCAAAGGCATGACAGTGCGCGGGGAGGCCAGGTCCGGATCTGTCCAGACTTGCCCCCGGATTTCAAAGTCAGTGTCAAAGCAG gaggcaggtgtgcaGACTATGGGGTGTCATTCCTACCTCCGCTGGTGCTGAACTTTGAACTCCCTGCGGACTACCCTTCGACATCTTCACCTCTGTTTACACTAAACTGCAAATGGCTTTCAGAAGTCCAG ATAGCAGCTGTGTGCAGGCACCTGGATAAGCTCTGGCAGGAGAGCCTTGGGAGCGTGGTCCTCTTCTCCTGGATCCAGTTCCTCAGGGAAGATGTCCTCAGCTTCCTCCAAATCTCCTCCTCCCTAGAACTCCCGTCTCAGTGGGACGGTGACAACGCACAGGCCCACAAGGAAGGGGCGGGTCACGGCGCGTGGGCGGGGCTGCATGGCCCAGGGCCTGCCACGCGGGCCGACTCTAATGCGGaactcctgctccagctcctggaCTTCGACAGAGCCCAGCGTCACAAGGAGTTCGACAACCAGCTGTTCGACTGCGGAATCTGCTTCTCGAAGAAGCTGGGCGCGAACTGCTTCAGCTTCAGGGAGTGCAAGCATGTGTACTGCACCGAATGCACACGCGGGTACTTCCAGGTCCTGATCCGGGACGGGGCCGTTGACGGCCTCAAATGCCCCCAGTCCGATTGCGGCTGCGAAGCCACGCCCATGCAG GTCAAGCAGCTGGTTGGCGAGGAGCTGTTTGGGCGCTATGACCGCCTCCTGCTGCAGTCCAGCCTGGACGGCATGGCGGACGTGACGTACTGCCCGCGCCACACGTGCGCCACTGCCGTCCTGGTGGAGCAGGACAGCCCCAGCGCCATCTGCACCTCCTGCCGCTACGCCTTCTGCACCCTGTGCAGACAGGGCTACCACGGGCTGTCCCGCTGCGCGGAGAAAGGGGCGagaggggaggcggagcctggcACTGGCGAACCCTACGCTCCTGTTCCTAAAAAGGAAG ATGGACTTCGAGGGCTCTGGGATGACTACGACACTGGGAGTAAGACCCGGAGGAAGTTCTTGGAGAAGCGCTACGGGAGAAGTGTGCTCCAGAACAGGGTGGAATATGTCCTCACCGAGAGCTGGTTGGATACCAACACCAAGAAATGTCCACACTGCCAGGCCACCATACAG AAGGATGGAGGCTGTAACAGAGTGCTGTGCTCCAAGTGTCACCACTACTTCTGCTGGGTTTGCCTCCGACAGGACAAGATTTCCGAGCACTTCTCTGACCCTGCCTCACCCTGCTCCCAAAGCTACTATCACCAGTGA
- the LOC118226423 gene encoding E3 ubiquitin-protein ligase RNF14-like isoform X2 has translation MSEDQEAQEDELLALASIYDQEEFQRHDSARGGQVRICPDLPPDFKVSVKAGGRCADYGVSFLPPLVLNFELPADYPSTSSPLFTLNCKWLSEVQIAAVCRHLDKLWQESLGSVVLFSWIQFLREDVLSFLQISSSLELPSQWDGDNAQAHKEGAGHGAWAGLHGPGPATRADSNAELLLQLLDFDRAQRHKEFDNQLFDCGICFSKKLGANCFSFRECKHVYCTECTRGYFQVLIRDGAVDGLKCPQSDCGCEATPMQVKQLVGEELFGRYDRLLLQSSLDGMADVTYCPRHTCATAVLVEQDSPSAICTSCRYAFCTLCRQGYHGLSRCAEKGARGEAEPGTGEPYAPVPKKEDGLRGLWDDYDTGSKTRRKFLEKRYGRSVLQNRVEYVLTESWLDTNTKKCPHCQATIQDKISEHFSDPASPCSQSYYHQ, from the exons ATGTCTGAAGACCAGGAAGCACAGGAGGACGAACTCCTGGCTCTGGCCAGCATTTACGACCAGGAAGAGTTTCAAAGGCATGACAGTGCGCGGGGAGGCCAGGTCCGGATCTGTCCAGACTTGCCCCCGGATTTCAAAGTCAGTGTCAAAGCAG gaggcaggtgtgcaGACTATGGGGTGTCATTCCTACCTCCGCTGGTGCTGAACTTTGAACTCCCTGCGGACTACCCTTCGACATCTTCACCTCTGTTTACACTAAACTGCAAATGGCTTTCAGAAGTCCAG ATAGCAGCTGTGTGCAGGCACCTGGATAAGCTCTGGCAGGAGAGCCTTGGGAGCGTGGTCCTCTTCTCCTGGATCCAGTTCCTCAGGGAAGATGTCCTCAGCTTCCTCCAAATCTCCTCCTCCCTAGAACTCCCGTCTCAGTGGGACGGTGACAACGCACAGGCCCACAAGGAAGGGGCGGGTCACGGCGCGTGGGCGGGGCTGCATGGCCCAGGGCCTGCCACGCGGGCCGACTCTAATGCGGaactcctgctccagctcctggaCTTCGACAGAGCCCAGCGTCACAAGGAGTTCGACAACCAGCTGTTCGACTGCGGAATCTGCTTCTCGAAGAAGCTGGGCGCGAACTGCTTCAGCTTCAGGGAGTGCAAGCATGTGTACTGCACCGAATGCACACGCGGGTACTTCCAGGTCCTGATCCGGGACGGGGCCGTTGACGGCCTCAAATGCCCCCAGTCCGATTGCGGCTGCGAAGCCACGCCCATGCAG GTCAAGCAGCTGGTTGGCGAGGAGCTGTTTGGGCGCTATGACCGCCTCCTGCTGCAGTCCAGCCTGGACGGCATGGCGGACGTGACGTACTGCCCGCGCCACACGTGCGCCACTGCCGTCCTGGTGGAGCAGGACAGCCCCAGCGCCATCTGCACCTCCTGCCGCTACGCCTTCTGCACCCTGTGCAGACAGGGCTACCACGGGCTGTCCCGCTGCGCGGAGAAAGGGGCGagaggggaggcggagcctggcACTGGCGAACCCTACGCTCCTGTTCCTAAAAAGGAAG ATGGACTTCGAGGGCTCTGGGATGACTACGACACTGGGAGTAAGACCCGGAGGAAGTTCTTGGAGAAGCGCTACGGGAGAAGTGTGCTCCAGAACAGGGTGGAATATGTCCTCACCGAGAGCTGGTTGGATACCAACACCAAGAAATGTCCACACTGCCAGGCCACCATACAG GACAAGATTTCCGAGCACTTCTCTGACCCTGCCTCACCCTGCTCCCAAAGCTACTATCACCAGTGA